The Vigna radiata var. radiata cultivar VC1973A unplaced genomic scaffold, Vradiata_ver6 scaffold_338, whole genome shotgun sequence genomic interval TTCTTGACGGTATAATCAAACAACACGctaattagaaataattaaatttatgatgtgtttaaaacataattaagctaaaagaaattataacaaACTTTTACTCTCTTCCTGTGATTATATGTCTGAATGTTGGTAACGTGGTATAGTGTTTGCGAGTTTCGTGTTGGTGTGTTGTGTGGTAGTGGTGCTGAGAGGTTTGTTTTTTGGGTGAGAAAAGGTGGTTGTGCTTGGAGGGGGGTCGTTTGGGACGGCAATGGCTGCACATGTGGCAAACAGAAAGGCTGAGTTAGAGGTGAATATGCTGGTTCGGGACCCTCAAGTTTGCTTGTCTATCAATGAGAACCATTGTAATTGGTAACCTTTTTTTGTCTGTGCTCATAGTCTGCACAAGTACAGGATAACTTGTGAGTTGTGGTAATCTAATTTTGTTATCTGTATGTATGTATCTCTCTTAGGTGACTgtttttgtattcttttgttGGGCAGTAAGTACTTTCCAGATCATAGGCTGCCAGAAAATGTAGTTGCCACGACTGATGCCAAATCTGCTTTGCTTGGTGCTGATTACTGCCTCCATGCTGTACCTGTTCAGGTCGTTTCATTTTGTTGGTTATTTTTTACTTTGCCATCATTGCATATTAGTATAGAACGCAAGTAGGTCTTTGGGTAACCTTCTCTCcgttaaagaaaatataaaacaaaacgAATCAAGTGTTTATTCATTAGTTAAAATCAATGACATAACGGTTTGAATAGAATTCTTCATAACTACACGTAGAAGacgaaaatggaaaaaataatcaaactgtgattgttttttcttaagttaaaatcaatgtatgtttgtaactttttttaaaagctaGAGGAAGAGATTTTCTTAAAAGACGAAGtgcataaattgattttatcttacaagaaaagattaattttatttttttgttttctcctcTTATGAGAACTTCTGGATAAGTTTATTCGTACTAGTCGTTAATGGTAGTATGATGTTTCATTAAGTTTGAATCTTTGCTGTCAAATGCAATACGTATGATGACTATTAGGTTTTGACATTTGTAAAAGACATGACTGTCTAATTCTTTGTTCCTTCTATTGCAGTTCAGTGCATCTTTTCTCGAGAGTGTTGCAGAGTATGTTGATCCAGGCTTGCCATTCATTTCTCTGAGTAAAGGCCTAGAGTTGAATACACTGAGGATGATGGCTCAAATTATTCCACAAGCACTACGAAATCCTCGCCAACCTTTCGTTGCACTATCAGGGCCTTCTTTTGCTCTGGAATTGATGGATAAGCTACCAACAGGTGACAATGATGTTGTTATATGTGTGCgcacattttgtttctttgattgTATCTATGATGAAAGTCAGTCAAATTTGTTTCCTGGTTTCATTTTCTAATAACAGCAATGGTAGTGGCATCAAAAGACAAAAAATTGGCAAATACAGTTCAGCAGCTTCTAGCTTCAAGTCATTTAAGAATCAGCACATCAAGGTAGATGACCTTCACTATATTCATACATGAAATTGAATATGTAAATGGTTTGCTTTCATTTCTGTCTGGATTTCTGTTCACCCTTCTGAACTAGTTTGCCTTTCTCTTTAGTAGTATACACTTTCTCCCATACTTCTATTATGTCCTACGTTCTGTTTGTATTATGTATGGTATATTGGTGCAAAAGTTCAGCTTGTAATCTCTGATAACTCCAGTGATGTTACAGGAGTTGAAATAGCAGGTGCACTCAAGAATGTGCTTGCAATAGCAGCTGGGATAGTAGAAGGTATGAATCTTGGTAATAACTCAATGGCTGCTCTTGTCTCGCAAGGCTGTTCAGAGATACGGTGGCTTGCAACAAAGGTAGTTGACCTCTATTAAGTCAGTTCTTAGAATTCTTTTGCACATGGAAGAAACTGTCCTTCCCTTCCCTTCGGGGTAATCACTCCGTGGAGAACTAAATTGCTTTCCTCTTAAATGACTGTCTACTATCAACACTCTTACTAACAGTAAGGGCAAGACTTTATGCAATGTCTAATTTGCTGAAGGAAGAGAGTAAATGATGCATATAATGGCTAACACAGTACAGAGAATAGAGTTCTGATGGTTTATAGACATTTCAATGAAgatcatggttttgatgatactttatatatatatatatatatatatatatatatatatatatatatatatatatatatatatatatatatatatatatatatatatattaaaaaatagtagaCAACTACGTTGGGGTACACATGCACATTTTCTTCCTGTAAGTGGGCTCAACTTAACTTATAATNNNNNNNNNNNNNNNNNNNNNNNNNNNNNNNNNNNNNNNNNNNNNNNNNNNNNNNNNNNNNNNNNNNNNNNNNNNNNNNNNNNNNNNNNNNNNNNNNNNNNNNNNNNNNNNNNNNNNNNNNNNNNNNNNNNNNNNNNNNNNNNNNNNNNNNNNNNNNNNNNNNNNNNNNNNNNNNNNNNNNNNNNNNNNNNNNNNNNNNNNNNNNNNNNNNNNNNNNNNNNNNNNNNNNNNNNNNNNNNNNNNNNNNNNNNNNNNNNNNNNNNNNNNNNNNNNNNNNNNNNNNNNNNNNNNNNNNNNNNNNNNNNNNNNNNNNNNNNNNNNNNNNNNNNNNNNNNNNNNNNNNNNNNNNNNNNNNNNNNNNNNNNNNNNNNNNNNatatgtaagaataaaataaaataaaataagaacaatgtttccctaataaacatataggtactatgtttccctaattaacataaacacaatataaactaaatataatatctctaacactccccctcaagctcgagcatataaattatatgttccaagcttgttacaaagatagtcaattctagGTCTTCGCAAGGACTTAGTGCATATGTCTGCCAACTGGTTgcttgagttaacgaactcagtcttgataCTTCCAGATATGAtcttttctctaataaaatgacaatcaacttcaatgtgcttggttctctcatggaagacaaggttagagctaatatgaagagcaacttgattatcacatataagtgtcatgtgagtgatatctccaaatttcaattcactaagtaattgtttaagccacacaagttcacaagtagctgatgccatagctctatattctACTTCTGCGCTGTACCTagccacaacactttgcttcttacttttccaagatatcaggttgccaccaatagagacacaatatccagTAGTAGACCTCCTATCAGAAGGGGAACCAGCCTAATTAGCATCTGAATAGCAAACGATTTTTGTATCGTTGTTAGGACCATATAGCAAACCTTTTCCAGGTGATCTtttaatatacttcagtatGCGAACAACTGCATCCCAATGGTCTTCACATGGGGAGTTAAGGAATTGACTCACCACACTAACTGCGAAGGAAATGTCAGGACACGTAACAGTAAGATAGTTCAATTTACTAACTAATCTTCTGTAACATTCAAGATATGAGAAAGGCTCCCCCTGATTTGGTAGGAGCTTGATGTTAGGATCCAGAGGTGTCTCAACAGACTTACAGTTCATTAaccctgtttcctccaagatgtctaacgcatacttcctctgagatatgacaataccatcattggattgtgctacttcaataccaAAAAAGTACcggagtttgccaagatctttggtttgaaaatggtgacaaaggtgCTGTTTCATTTGAGAGATGCCAAGGTGTTAGAAGTGGGGACTTCCAACACAAGGTCACTTCCtgtgagaacaatgtcatcgacatacactattaagtagatacatccaacacttgagtggcgatagaacactgaatgatccgcttcactgcgagacataccaaattgttgaacaacacagctgaatttaccaaaccaggcccaaggagactgttttaggccatatagggatttgcgaagacgacataccaatccagatgactccccctgagcaacaaagtcgggcggttgctccatataaatttcttcgtgcaaatcaccattaaggaaagcatttttgacatcaagttggtaaAGAGGCCATTGTCGAAGAGCGGCCATGGCAATGAATAGGCGAACCGAGGACATTTTCGCCACTGGAGAAAAggtatcaccataatccaaaccaaaaatctgtgtgtagcctttggcaacTAGTCGAGCCTTCAAACGATCAATTGTACCATCAAGGCCAACTTTGATAGAATACACCCACCTGTAACCAACAACAAACTTTCCAGATGGTAAttggacaagctcccaagttccacttttctgtaaagcacttaattcatccagcatggcttgacgccaactaggatgagttaaggcatcacccacagacttgggaattgacacagaagaaatggatgagagacatgtgtaaaaagatggagataaCCTGTGGTAACTAAGAACAGTATAATGGGGGGAAGGGTTACGAGTAGAGCGTATACCTTTACCGAGGGCAATAGGCAGGTCAGACTCATTTGTTGGAGCCGAAGGAGACACAGGAGGCGGCACAGGAGGTGAGTCATGAGGGAGACGATTGCGACGACTATAAACCTGAAGGGGTGGAGTTGAAGGACGATCCTATGGGGAATGAGAGTCTAAAGGATCACAAACAATAGGAATATCAACAGTGGTAGGTGGAGGTACAAAACTAGAAGAtagttgtgaaaaataaaacgaagattcatcaaaagtgaCATCAGCAAAGATAAAATGACGATTgagggaaggagaaaaacaCTTATACCCCTTTTGTGACCGtggaaatcctaagaagacacatttgtgagatctaggagataacttatcaagaccaggactaaaatcatgaacaaaacatgtagacccaaAAACTTTAAGAGGTAATGGATGTAAAGGGTCTTGAGGAAATAAGATAGAATGAGGGATTTTGTTATCTAGGACAAAAGACGGCATGCGGTTGATGAGATAACATGCGGTGAGAACTGCATCACCCCAAAAAAGCGAGGGTATTTGGCCATGAATTAGAAATGTACGAGTTGTTTCCATGAGGTGTCTATTCTTGCgctcagccaccccattttgttgaggagtataAGCACAAGAGGTCTGGTGAAGAATGTcatgagaagccataaaatgtttaaactaTTGAGAAAGATATTCACGACCATTATCACTATGTAAAGTTCgaatagaaaccccaaactgtgtttttatttcattaaaaaatgattggaaaatagaaaacaactcagaacgattcttcattaaaaataacCAAGTACATCTGgagtaatcatcaataaaagtaacaaaatactgaaatCCTAAAGTGGACTTAACACGACTATgtccccaaatatcagaatGAACTAATAAAAAAGGTGAAGACGCTCGTTGTGAAACATtacgaggaaaggaactacgagtatgctttcctaactgacaagactcacaCGACAAGTGGGATAACTTCAACAAACTCGGAACAAGCTGCTGCAGTTTGGCAAGACTGGGATGACCTAactgagcatgaagaagggatGGTGACTCCATGATGACGCCAACATGTGGAGAAGGGCGGAGAAGATATAGGCCATGTGACTCACATCCTGTGCCAATCATGTGTTTTGAACTCCGGTCctgcaaacaaacaaaatctttagtaaatgaaataacacaattaagggAATGAGTTAGACGATTGACAGACAATAAATTGAAAGGATACCCAGGGACATAGAGTACATGATCAATGGATATGGACGAAAAAATATGAACAATACAAATACCATGAGATGAGACTCTAGACCCATCAGCCATTGTTACCGAGGGTAAATTATCCGGacatgacaaggaagaaaacaaggacttgTTACCAGTTATATGATCGGCGGCGCCTGAGTCAAGGACCCAAGATCCGAGGGAGTgagtcagaccaacaaaaggtgtACCTGTGCATGCAACAGATGTAGATGTAGTGGAACTAGATTGCTAACGATCCTCATACCATCTGAGAAATTCGTTGAAGACTGCAGGGTTATCTACAGTATTTGATGAAGTAGGATTGTCTGCAGGCCGAGGAGGTGGATCAGAATTAGCCATTGCTGCAGATCGAGGAGGATGTCCATGAAGCAACATCTATCAATTCTATGGCCTAGCTTGCCACAATGTTCACATTTTGATCGTCCTTTACCTGGCTTGCGAGACCGACTTTTATCATCACATTGGGCAGTCATAACAGAGGAATCATCAATATGAGGAGATGTCTCAATGATTGGTTTGCTCGGAATACGCAAAAGAGCAGAACAAGTAGAAGTAAAGTTAGGTATGATCACGGACATGGGAGGAATCATGAGAAAGTCCGTATAATGCCAACAGCATGAAGAACTTTGATCGTTGTCCAGTTCTTCAGCAGGAGGTAATAGCTCATTAAAATCATGAAGGAGGGCATGAACTTTACCCAAATATTCTACCATGGGACCAGGATTGCGTGGACCAATAATAGTGAATAGATActgacaaacaccataaagacgCTGGGTGTCATTCGTGTATAATAACTTCGCTTGTGCCCATACTTCtgaacatgtttcatatgatcGAAACATTTGTTTCAGAGAAGAGTGAATGGTGGACTTTATGACGATGCATAACTGggcatcaattttcatccagCGGGAAGTGTCCTCTGTGGTAGCACTAGTCACATTTTTAGTAAGGTGATCTACATACCCCTGACTCTTCAACCAAAGTTTGATGTCGAACGCCCATGTTGCATAATTTGTGCCATCTAACTTGTCAATGGACAAGTGTACATTCACATAATTGGCAGCAGAAGAAGATGAGGCACTAACAGAGGTGGTTGTAGACGAGGAAGACGCCATGGAgagggagaaaccctaaaaattcaaCGTGTTCCGATTAACGCAACGACCACAGATCCACAAAGAGGGCGAGGAGGCGATTCAGATAGAGTGGTCGCCGGTCAATTCTGGAACTCTGGCAAGGCTCCGGCAAGGCTCCCGCGACGGCGGCAGCTCCAGCGGCGGTGGCGGCAGCATCGTCGGCGGTGGTGGCGGCTGCGGAAGCTGCGATCGTGGAAGAGGCTGGATCAGAACctaagctctagataccatatgaaatagtgtagagatgaggagaaatctcccttgtgtgtctttgcatacacatagggttctctatttataatagaagaaatatgagttaagtccaaatacaaatgaatatgtaagaataaaataaaataaaataagaacaatatttccctaataaacatataggtactatgtttccctaattagcataaacacaatataaactaaatataatatctctaacacctTGCTAGAACAGATTTTGATATCATCTTAAAATGTATACTTTAAacttgattcaattttacaaaaccgagatttacactcacttatatataatttagtcatATCTCGAAGTGACTAGAATTTCTAATGTCCCAACAAAACTGATGGTGCGTTCTGCCTATCTTGTTTCTCTTCCCTCAAATGATCTCTTGAAGATGGGTGCGAAACCAACCACAATAACTGGTCTGTCAGGAACGGGAGACATAATGCTTACATGTTTCGTGAATCTTTCAAGAAACAGAACAGTTGGTGTGCGGCTTGGATCAGGTGAGAAGCTTGAGAACATACTCAGTTCCATGAGTCAGGTATCTAAGAAGTTTCCAAGAGCATCTGATCATTCCAAAATTTCTAGCATGTGGCAtagtttctaaaattattatccTTATTCTGCAGGTAGCAGAAGGTGTCTCCACAGCCGGAGCTGTGATTGCTTTGGCGCAGAAATATAATGTAAAGATGCCAGTCTTGACAGCGGTTGCTCGTATTATTGATAATGAACTTACTCCTAAGAAAGCTGTTTTTGAGTTAATGAGCCTCCCTCAGGTTATTCTGATCCTCCTTTAAGAGCAACTATATTTGTTCAATATTGAGATTACACATTTGATTGATGACTAATTTTCATTATAGGTTGAAGAAGTATGAAGCCTTTCAGCACATCTCTTATCTACTAGTTGCTTTTTAACTGCTGCTTATAAGAAATTCATGTACTCAATTCTTTTCACCATTGCTGAAGGCTTGGTGAGCAAAATTTTGAACATTCGGGGTTGTTGCCCCATACATTCATTAGATTCTAGATAATGCAAATCTCACCTCAATATATACTTCTTTACAATTACTATACTTGGAGCCACAAATTTGCATCACTATGATGAATGTCATTTGTTTGGGCAACTATCTCATTGATATGAACGTTTTTACTAGCATTTTTGCCCAAGTTGGtgatttttgtcttttctttacCCTAAGTATTCTCTAATCATAACTCTGTATGTAGTATAGAAAAAAAGGGTTGAACAAAATAAAGagatttaaaactataaaaggCTTTATTGAACTAGAAATGTGCTTTGTTAGAATCAAACTGAATGGTATGAATAAAACAATGTTTGAAACTGTTTAaaactgaattattttataGACTACATTTACTTGTCTAAATTATACCTCCACTGGTactagatatatat includes:
- the LOC106778395 gene encoding glycerol-3-phosphate dehydrogenase [NAD(+)] 2, chloroplastic, with product MAAVLEAPLATSMFSSKPHNTNFPPKFHTFPSKPTLLTLRNTHPHSCVANASPPQDPDPASDPQPDPNRDRRRIVRVAWEKILRWSRSWRSKAKTDILQRTNKVVVLGGGSFGTAMAAHVANRKAELEVNMLVRDPQVCLSINENHCNCKYFPDHRLPENVVATTDAKSALLGADYCLHAVPVQFSASFLESVAEYVDPGLPFISLSKGLELNTLRMMAQIIPQALRNPRQPFVALSGPSFALELMDKLPTAMVVASKDKKLANTVQQLLASSHLRISTSSDVTGVEIAGALKNVLAIAAGIVEGMNLGNNSMAALVSQGCSEIRWLATKMGAKPTTITGLSGTGDIMLTCFVNLSRNRTVGVRLGSGEKLENILSSMSQVAEGVSTAGAVIALAQKYNVKMPVLTAVARIIDNELTPKKAVFELMSLPQVEEV